The following coding sequences are from one Pseudonocardia sp. EC080619-01 window:
- a CDS encoding response regulator transcription factor, whose amino-acid sequence MRVLLVEDDAVLGDALRRTLVKHGHPTDLVGSGTAALSAIADREPDVVLLDMGLPDRDGIGVCREIRERSRVPILAITGRGDVAARVQGLRAGADDYLVKPVSTDELLARIEAVLRRSTGGAVASTVAVGDVVVDLERRSVTAAGDEVALTRKEFDLLAALARREGAVLPRTELLEQVWGVADGSAARTLEAHVASLRSKLGAREVVVTVRGVGYRLAR is encoded by the coding sequence GTGCGCGTACTGCTGGTCGAGGACGACGCCGTCCTCGGAGACGCGTTGCGGCGCACCCTGGTCAAGCACGGTCATCCGACCGATCTGGTCGGCAGCGGGACCGCCGCGCTCAGTGCGATCGCGGACCGGGAGCCCGACGTCGTGCTGCTCGACATGGGACTGCCCGACCGCGACGGGATCGGTGTCTGCCGGGAGATCCGGGAGCGGTCCCGGGTGCCGATCCTCGCGATCACCGGCCGCGGCGACGTCGCCGCCCGGGTGCAGGGCCTGCGTGCCGGTGCCGACGACTACCTGGTCAAGCCGGTGTCGACCGACGAGCTCCTCGCCCGGATCGAGGCGGTGCTGCGCCGCTCCACCGGCGGCGCGGTGGCGTCCACGGTGGCGGTGGGCGACGTCGTCGTCGACCTGGAGCGGCGGTCCGTCACCGCGGCCGGGGACGAGGTCGCGCTGACCCGCAAGGAGTTCGACCTGCTCGCGGCGCTGGCCCGGCGCGAGGGCGCCGTGCTGCCCCGGACCGAGCTGCTCGAACAGGTCTGGGGCGTCGCCGACGGCTCCGCCGCCCGCACCCTGGAGGCGCACGTGGCGTCGCTGCGGTCGAAACTCGGCGCCCGCGAGGTCGTCGTGACGGTGCGTGGGGTCGGGTACCGGCTGGCGCGTTAG
- a CDS encoding cation:dicarboxylate symporter family transporter, with protein MAEVATAAGSPGQGSSTPTRPKKKLYSQLWFWVLIGIASGILVGFVAPDFASDTKWLADTFVQMIKVIIGPVIFCTVIVGIASLGNLARAGGLAARALGYFLVMTVIALAMGLLAGNLFQPGAGFEGAPNPADLAKAAENAATGSEESGVIGFIQGSLLPESFFGPFVENSVLQVLVLAILTACAISSLNNDLRVRLVRGIEGISQVIFGIIKIIMWAAPVAAFGGMAYTVGQMGGESLVNLLKLMGVFWGTCAVFVLVVLGAVSWAAGFNVLKVIRLIKDELLIIVGTSSSESVLPRFLTKLQSAGASKQTVGMVIPTGYSFNLDGTCIYLTLGALFIIQAGGEVLPIGAQIALAVLMVLTSKGAAGVTGAGLVTLAASLQAFGGEFFTPEAIVVGLALIVGIDRMMSEGRALTNAIGNVVATLVIARWNGELDRERLAAVLEDPSLVEADMEAAHGSGAGEETEKTEETATGTEAPADADTRVKATTGS; from the coding sequence ATGGCCGAGGTCGCCACCGCAGCCGGCTCACCGGGACAGGGGTCGTCGACCCCCACCCGGCCGAAGAAGAAGCTCTACTCCCAGCTCTGGTTCTGGGTCCTGATCGGCATCGCGTCCGGCATCCTGGTCGGGTTCGTCGCCCCCGACTTCGCCTCGGACACCAAGTGGCTCGCCGACACCTTCGTCCAGATGATCAAGGTGATCATCGGGCCGGTCATCTTCTGCACCGTGATCGTGGGCATCGCGTCGCTGGGCAACCTCGCCCGGGCCGGCGGGCTCGCCGCCCGCGCGCTGGGCTACTTCCTGGTCATGACGGTGATCGCGCTGGCGATGGGCCTTCTCGCGGGCAACCTCTTCCAGCCGGGCGCCGGCTTCGAGGGTGCCCCGAACCCGGCCGACCTCGCGAAGGCCGCCGAGAACGCCGCGACCGGCTCCGAGGAGTCAGGCGTCATCGGCTTCATCCAGGGCTCGCTGCTGCCGGAGAGCTTCTTCGGGCCGTTCGTCGAGAACTCGGTCCTGCAGGTCCTGGTCCTCGCGATCCTCACCGCCTGCGCGATCTCGTCGCTGAACAACGACCTCCGCGTCCGGCTGGTCCGCGGCATCGAGGGCATCTCGCAGGTGATCTTCGGGATCATCAAGATCATCATGTGGGCCGCACCGGTCGCCGCGTTCGGCGGCATGGCCTACACCGTCGGCCAGATGGGCGGCGAGTCGCTCGTCAACCTGCTCAAGCTGATGGGCGTCTTCTGGGGCACCTGCGCGGTCTTCGTCCTGGTCGTGCTCGGCGCGGTCTCCTGGGCCGCCGGGTTCAACGTCCTGAAGGTCATCCGGCTCATCAAGGACGAGCTGCTCATCATCGTCGGCACCTCGTCGTCGGAGTCGGTGCTGCCGCGCTTCCTCACGAAGCTGCAGTCGGCCGGTGCGTCCAAGCAGACCGTCGGCATGGTCATCCCGACCGGCTACTCGTTCAACCTGGACGGCACCTGCATCTACCTGACCCTGGGTGCGCTGTTCATCATCCAGGCCGGCGGTGAGGTCCTCCCGATCGGCGCGCAGATCGCCCTCGCGGTCCTGATGGTGCTCACCTCGAAGGGCGCCGCGGGCGTCACCGGCGCCGGTCTGGTCACCCTGGCCGCGTCGCTGCAGGCCTTCGGCGGGGAGTTCTTCACCCCCGAGGCGATCGTCGTCGGCCTCGCCCTGATCGTCGGCATCGACCGCATGATGTCCGAGGGCCGCGCGCTGACCAACGCGATCGGCAACGTCGTCGCCACCCTGGTGATCGCCCGCTGGAACGGCGAGCTCGACCGCGAGCGGCTCGCCGCCGTCCTCGAGGACCCGTCGCTCGTCGAGGCCGACATGGAGGCCGCCCACGGCAGCGGTGCCGGCGAGGAGACCGAGAAGACCGAGGAGACCGCGACCGGCACCGAGGCTCCCGCCGACGCCGACACCCGCGTCAAGGCCACCACCGGTTCCTGA
- a CDS encoding ATP-binding protein, protein MLRAFRTSSTSLRGSKLVRRLFVLQVVTVLLTVGGLTALGVYGAGELEHDAAGRLTRATALSIASDPEVVDALRAGGDVATLSSRLQPVAERVRTATNTNFVVVMSPAGIRYSHYNPAEIGLPYQGNIAPALEGRTATEVYTGTLGPSVRTVTPVVEDGRLIAVVSVGVLQTRVSDLALRWLPGIVVAAGAALLLGLGLAVLLARRLRRQTLGLEPEEIAGAYTHHDAVLHAVGEGLLVVDGSGRLVVVNAEARRLLASPVPIEGGPDTAEPGRPLTGLGIDPAVLAVLVRGLREDLRDEPALAGERVLLVNSRHAGPAAGPGTRVFTLRDRTELAGALRERDDARGKVDALSGQAHEFANRLQTVLTLIELGDTSDAAAAGTAALDRTRGPGSAVVAEVLDPVLAALLADKAWQAVERDVAFSVTDACDPDTLPDLHLPFAADDLVSLAGNLVDNAIEVVAAQPRGAERSVTATVRTDSGEVVLEVADSGPGVPQETARELFTFGFSTRATPGGRPRGIGLALVDRITRRLGGTVTVGPRDDGTGAVFTVRLPLPTPPPLDEGRSAVARP, encoded by the coding sequence GTGCTCCGGGCGTTCCGCACCTCCTCGACCTCCCTGCGGGGGTCGAAGCTGGTCCGCCGCCTGTTCGTGCTGCAGGTGGTGACGGTGCTGCTGACCGTCGGGGGCCTCACCGCGCTCGGCGTGTACGGCGCCGGGGAACTCGAGCACGACGCCGCCGGGCGGCTGACCCGGGCCACCGCGCTGAGCATCGCCTCCGACCCCGAGGTCGTCGACGCGCTGCGGGCCGGTGGCGACGTCGCCACCCTGTCGTCGCGGCTGCAGCCGGTCGCCGAGCGGGTCCGGACCGCGACGAACACCAACTTCGTCGTCGTCATGTCCCCCGCCGGGATCCGCTACAGCCACTACAACCCCGCCGAGATCGGCCTGCCGTACCAGGGCAACATCGCCCCGGCGCTGGAGGGCCGGACGGCCACCGAGGTCTACACCGGCACGCTCGGGCCGTCGGTCCGCACCGTCACCCCGGTCGTCGAGGACGGGCGGCTCATCGCCGTCGTCTCGGTCGGGGTGCTGCAGACCCGGGTCAGCGACCTGGCGCTGCGCTGGCTGCCCGGCATCGTCGTCGCCGCCGGTGCCGCGCTGCTGCTCGGTCTGGGCCTCGCCGTGCTGCTGGCCCGCAGGCTGCGGCGGCAGACCCTCGGGCTGGAGCCCGAGGAGATCGCCGGGGCCTACACCCATCACGACGCCGTGCTGCACGCCGTCGGCGAGGGCCTGCTGGTCGTCGACGGCAGCGGACGGCTGGTCGTCGTCAACGCCGAGGCCCGGCGGCTGCTGGCCTCCCCCGTCCCGATCGAGGGCGGCCCCGACACCGCCGAGCCCGGACGCCCGCTGACCGGCCTGGGCATCGACCCGGCGGTGCTGGCGGTGCTGGTCCGCGGCCTGCGCGAGGACCTCCGCGACGAGCCCGCGCTCGCCGGGGAACGGGTGCTGCTGGTCAACAGCCGGCACGCCGGCCCGGCCGCGGGGCCGGGGACCCGGGTGTTCACGCTGCGCGACCGCACCGAGCTGGCCGGCGCCCTCCGGGAGCGCGACGACGCCCGCGGCAAGGTCGACGCCCTGTCCGGGCAGGCCCACGAGTTCGCGAACCGATTGCAGACCGTGCTGACGCTGATCGAGCTCGGCGACACCTCGGACGCCGCGGCCGCCGGGACCGCCGCCCTCGACCGCACCCGCGGGCCCGGCTCCGCCGTCGTCGCCGAGGTGCTCGACCCGGTGCTCGCCGCGCTGCTGGCGGACAAGGCGTGGCAGGCGGTGGAGCGCGACGTCGCGTTCTCGGTGACCGACGCCTGCGATCCCGACACCCTGCCGGACCTGCACCTGCCGTTCGCCGCCGACGACCTCGTCTCGCTGGCCGGGAACCTCGTCGACAACGCGATCGAGGTGGTCGCGGCGCAGCCCCGCGGCGCGGAGCGGTCGGTCACCGCGACGGTCCGGACCGACAGCGGCGAGGTGGTCCTGGAGGTCGCCGACAGCGGTCCCGGTGTTCCCCAGGAGACCGCCCGCGAGCTGTTCACGTTCGGCTTCAGCACCCGGGCGACGCCCGGTGGCCGCCCGCGCGGGATCGGGCTGGCCCTGGTCGACCGGATCACCCGGCGCCTCGGGGGGACGGTGACCGTCGGGCCCCGGGACGACGGCACCGGCGCGGTCTTCACGGTGCGGCTCCCGCTCCCGACCCCACCCCCGCTCGACGAGGGGCGCTCCGCGGTCGCACGCCCCTGA
- a CDS encoding MATE family efflux transporter, giving the protein MSGGSEPDVRSRGGARDILRLAVPALPVLAAEPLYLLVDTAVVGRLGGLPLASLAVAAVLFAQVTTQLTFLSYGTTARASRFYGAGRRSAAVTEGVQATWLAVVVGLLVIAAGQLLAAPVAGVLAGGGDIAAGAVSWLRIALFGAPLVLVTLAGNGWMRGVQDTRRPMYYVLAGNGLSALLCPFLVHGAGSWDGWGLEGSAVANVVAQAVSAGLFLRALAAERRRAPSSDPVRFAPDAAVLRAQVTMGRDLVIRSLGFQACFLSATAVASRFGAESVAAHQVVLQLWVFQSLVLDAVAIAAQALVGSALGAARDREGTAGARAVAARVTRYGLLLGCVFGVVFAALYPVLPGVFTTDAAVLATIPAAWWFFTALQPVAGVVFALDGVLLGAGDAAFLRTTTLLAAVCGFLPLIWLSLAFGWGLAGIWTGLAMFMVVRLVAVGLRARSGRWAVPGTVRA; this is encoded by the coding sequence GTGTCGGGAGGCTCGGAACCGGACGTCCGCTCCCGGGGCGGGGCCCGGGACATCCTGCGGCTCGCGGTGCCGGCGCTGCCGGTGCTCGCCGCGGAGCCGCTGTACCTGCTGGTCGACACCGCCGTCGTCGGACGGCTGGGCGGGCTCCCGCTGGCCTCGCTCGCCGTCGCCGCGGTGCTGTTCGCCCAGGTCACCACCCAGCTGACGTTCCTGTCCTACGGGACGACGGCGCGGGCGTCCCGGTTCTACGGCGCCGGGCGCCGGTCCGCCGCGGTCACCGAGGGGGTACAGGCGACGTGGCTGGCCGTCGTCGTCGGGCTGCTGGTGATCGCGGCCGGGCAGCTGCTGGCGGCCCCGGTCGCGGGGGTGCTCGCGGGCGGCGGGGACATCGCGGCGGGAGCGGTCTCCTGGCTGCGCATCGCCCTGTTCGGCGCCCCACTGGTGCTGGTCACGCTCGCCGGGAACGGCTGGATGCGCGGGGTGCAGGACACCCGGCGCCCGATGTACTACGTGCTGGCGGGCAACGGCCTGTCCGCGCTGCTGTGCCCGTTCCTCGTGCACGGCGCCGGCTCCTGGGACGGCTGGGGGCTGGAGGGCTCCGCGGTCGCCAACGTCGTGGCCCAGGCGGTGTCGGCGGGGCTGTTCCTGCGGGCGCTGGCGGCGGAGCGGCGGCGGGCGCCGTCGTCCGACCCGGTCCGGTTCGCGCCCGACGCCGCGGTGCTGCGCGCCCAGGTGACGATGGGCCGCGACCTGGTGATCCGGTCGCTCGGCTTCCAGGCGTGCTTCCTGTCCGCGACCGCGGTGGCCTCCCGGTTCGGTGCGGAGTCGGTGGCGGCGCACCAGGTCGTGCTGCAGCTGTGGGTGTTCCAGTCGCTCGTGCTCGACGCGGTGGCGATCGCCGCCCAGGCACTCGTCGGGTCGGCGCTGGGGGCGGCCCGGGATCGGGAGGGCACCGCCGGGGCGCGTGCCGTCGCGGCCCGGGTGACGCGGTACGGGCTGCTGCTGGGCTGCGTGTTCGGCGTCGTCTTCGCGGCGCTCTATCCGGTGCTGCCCGGGGTGTTCACCACCGACGCCGCGGTGCTCGCGACGATCCCCGCCGCGTGGTGGTTCTTCACCGCGCTGCAACCGGTGGCGGGCGTGGTCTTCGCCCTCGACGGTGTGCTGCTCGGCGCAGGTGACGCGGCGTTCCTGCGCACGACGACGCTGCTCGCCGCGGTGTGCGGGTTCCTGCCGCTGATCTGGCTGTCGCTGGCGTTCGGGTGGGGGCTGGCCGGGATCTGGACCGGGCTGGCGATGTTCATGGTCGTCCGGCTGGTGGCCGTCGGGCTGCGGGCGCGCTCGGGGCGGTGGGCGGTCCCGGGCACGGTCCGGGCCTGA
- a CDS encoding class I SAM-dependent methyltransferase, translating to MSSEPAPGHDGARDDASGWREFLGAWVRNPARVGAVWPSSQRLSEKLARIAPGHGAPVVVELGPGTGAVTSEVSRRLAPGGRHLAVELDPGMARYLTGRHPGVEVINGDARKLGELLEERGIAGVDAVISGLPWSLFDRASQREILGQVVDVIGETGAFATFAYSHTMPMPSARRFKATLQETFDEVVMTRTVWRNVPPAFCFLCRRPRP from the coding sequence GTGAGTTCCGAGCCCGCCCCGGGACACGACGGTGCCCGCGACGACGCCAGCGGCTGGCGCGAGTTCCTCGGAGCGTGGGTGCGCAACCCCGCCCGGGTCGGTGCCGTCTGGCCGAGCTCGCAGCGGCTGTCGGAGAAGCTCGCCCGGATCGCGCCCGGTCACGGAGCGCCGGTCGTCGTGGAGCTCGGCCCGGGCACCGGCGCGGTGACCTCCGAGGTCTCCCGCCGGCTCGCGCCCGGCGGCCGGCACCTCGCCGTCGAGCTCGACCCGGGCATGGCCCGCTACCTCACGGGGCGGCACCCGGGCGTCGAGGTCATCAACGGTGACGCCCGCAAGCTGGGCGAGCTCCTGGAGGAGCGCGGCATCGCCGGTGTCGACGCGGTCATCTCCGGGCTGCCCTGGTCGCTGTTCGACCGGGCCTCCCAGCGCGAGATCCTCGGCCAGGTCGTCGACGTGATCGGGGAGACCGGGGCGTTCGCCACGTTCGCGTACTCGCACACCATGCCGATGCCCTCGGCCCGCCGGTTCAAGGCGACCCTGCAGGAGACCTTCGACGAGGTCGTCATGACGCGGACGGTGTGGCGCAACGTCCCGCCCGCGTTCTGCTTCCTCTGCCGCCGCCCGCGTCCGTAG
- a CDS encoding bifunctional oligoribonuclease/PAP phosphatase NrnA: protein MRATSAPPLPGPGPVDPAGAAALLRQARGEVLVVGHVRPDADAAGSAIALATALRRSGVPAVASFGGPEPVPEALLALDPGGVVVASQDAPAAPDLLVCCDISSAARLGDLAGRLGTARSSLALDHHASFVPFATHHLVDPGAPATVLLVREVLAELGTTLDPVLARALFAGLYTDTGGFRWGGSDALRLGAELVDAGAEPRELMREITGTRPFAWLAAQATVLAGARREPAGAGGEPLVWAVVDAATATRFRDQTVTLVGQLLATADDGVAALLTEVAPGSWSVSLRGTGRPDLSRVATALGGGGHAAAAGFERDGTRDALLDLLRAELAAVPQP from the coding sequence GTGAGGGCGACGTCCGCGCCGCCGCTGCCCGGCCCCGGACCGGTCGATCCGGCCGGGGCCGCGGCGCTGCTGCGGCAGGCCCGTGGCGAGGTCCTCGTCGTCGGCCACGTCCGGCCCGACGCCGACGCCGCGGGCAGCGCGATCGCGCTCGCCACGGCGCTGCGCCGCTCGGGCGTGCCCGCGGTGGCGTCGTTCGGCGGGCCCGAGCCGGTGCCGGAGGCGCTGCTCGCGCTCGACCCCGGCGGCGTCGTCGTCGCCTCCCAGGACGCGCCCGCGGCGCCGGACCTGCTGGTCTGCTGCGACATCTCGTCGGCCGCCCGGCTCGGTGACCTGGCGGGGCGGCTCGGGACGGCGCGGTCGTCGCTCGCGCTCGACCACCACGCGTCGTTCGTGCCGTTCGCGACCCACCACCTGGTCGACCCGGGCGCCCCGGCCACCGTGCTGCTGGTACGCGAGGTCCTCGCCGAGCTGGGGACCACACTGGACCCCGTACTGGCCCGGGCGTTGTTCGCGGGCCTCTACACCGACACCGGCGGGTTCCGCTGGGGCGGGTCGGACGCGCTGCGGCTGGGCGCCGAACTCGTCGACGCCGGGGCGGAGCCGCGCGAGCTGATGCGCGAGATCACCGGGACCCGTCCGTTCGCCTGGCTGGCGGCGCAGGCGACCGTCCTGGCCGGGGCCCGGCGGGAGCCCGCCGGGGCCGGTGGCGAGCCCCTGGTGTGGGCGGTCGTGGACGCCGCGACGGCGACCCGGTTCCGGGACCAGACGGTCACCCTGGTCGGGCAGCTGCTGGCCACCGCCGACGACGGTGTCGCGGCGCTGCTGACCGAGGTCGCCCCCGGATCGTGGTCGGTGTCCCTGCGCGGCACCGGACGCCCGGACCTGTCCCGGGTCGCGACGGCGCTCGGCGGGGGCGGGCACGCGGCCGCGGCGGGGTTCGAGCGCGACGGCACCCGCGACGCGCTGCTCGACCTGCTGCGGGCCGAGCTCGCCGCCGTCCCGCAGCCGTGA
- the rbfA gene encoding 30S ribosome-binding factor RbfA yields the protein MVDQARARKLAKRISQIVAEALEHEVKDPRLSMVTITDTRVTGDLREATVYYTVMGASLEEAPDTAGAAAALQSAAGVLRSRVGQQTGVRHTPSLAFVLDQVPDEARRMEELLAQTRASDAEVARLAASASPAGDADPYKAPRETEAE from the coding sequence ATGGTCGACCAGGCCCGCGCACGCAAGCTCGCCAAGCGGATCTCGCAGATCGTCGCGGAGGCGTTGGAGCACGAGGTCAAGGACCCGCGGTTGTCCATGGTGACGATCACCGACACCCGGGTGACCGGTGACCTGCGGGAAGCCACCGTCTACTACACGGTGATGGGGGCCTCGCTGGAGGAGGCACCCGACACCGCCGGTGCCGCCGCCGCGCTGCAGAGCGCCGCCGGTGTGCTCCGCAGCCGGGTCGGTCAGCAGACCGGTGTCCGGCACACCCCGAGCCTCGCCTTCGTCCTCGACCAGGTCCCGGACGAGGCGCGCCGGATGGAGGAGCTGCTGGCCCAGACCCGCGCCTCGGACGCCGAGGTCGCACGGCTGGCGGCCTCCGCGTCGCCCGCGGGCGACGCGGACCCGTACAAGGCCCCGCGGGAGACCGAGGCGGAGTGA
- a CDS encoding DUF503 domain-containing protein, producing MFVGALECDVLLGDVRSLKQKRSAVRPLLAELRRFEVAAAEAGHQDLYRRALIGVSCVAADAGQVTALLERCERLVAARPEMELLSARTRLFGPEDDD from the coding sequence ATGTTCGTCGGCGCACTGGAGTGCGACGTCCTGCTCGGCGACGTCCGGTCGCTGAAACAGAAGCGGTCGGCGGTGCGGCCGCTGCTGGCCGAGCTGCGCCGGTTCGAGGTGGCGGCGGCCGAGGCCGGCCACCAGGACCTGTACCGGCGCGCGCTGATCGGTGTGAGCTGCGTGGCCGCCGACGCCGGACAGGTCACGGCGCTGCTGGAGCGGTGCGAGCGGCTGGTCGCCGCCCGCCCCGAGATGGAACTGCTGTCCGCCCGGACCCGCCTGTTCGGCCCGGAGGACGACGACTGA